The Streptomyces sp. NBC_00691 genome has a segment encoding these proteins:
- the bdeA gene encoding bis(hydroxyethyl) terephthalate hydrolase, giving the protein MAAACLTLLLAPGAQAAGSATAGTAAANPYERGPAPTQSSIEALRGSYSVGETTVSSLAVSGFGGGTIYYPTSTSDGTFGAVVISPGFTAYQSSIAWLGPRLASQGFVVFTIDTLTTVDQPDSRGRQLLAALDYLTQRSTVRGRVDASRLGVMGHSMGGGGTLEAAKSRPSLKAAVPLTAWNTDKTWPEITTPTLVIGADGDTIAPVATHSEPFYESLPGSLDKAYLELNGATHFTPNSSNTTIAKYSLSWLKRFIDDDVRYDQFLCPLPRPSLTIDEYRGTCPLGS; this is encoded by the coding sequence ATGGCCGCCGCCTGTCTGACCCTGCTGCTCGCCCCCGGCGCCCAGGCGGCCGGCTCCGCAACCGCCGGCACGGCCGCGGCCAACCCGTACGAGCGCGGCCCGGCGCCCACCCAGTCGAGCATCGAGGCGCTGCGCGGCTCGTACTCCGTCGGTGAGACGACCGTCTCCTCGCTCGCCGTCAGCGGCTTCGGCGGCGGCACGATCTACTACCCGACGTCCACGAGCGACGGCACCTTCGGCGCGGTGGTGATCTCTCCGGGGTTCACCGCCTACCAGTCCTCCATCGCGTGGCTGGGGCCGAGGCTGGCCTCGCAGGGCTTCGTGGTGTTCACCATCGACACCCTGACCACGGTCGACCAGCCCGACAGCCGCGGGCGGCAACTCCTGGCGGCACTCGACTACCTGACCCAGCGCAGCACCGTTCGGGGCCGCGTGGACGCGAGCCGGCTCGGTGTGATGGGGCACTCGATGGGCGGCGGCGGCACCCTCGAGGCGGCCAAGAGCCGGCCGTCGCTCAAGGCCGCCGTCCCCCTCACCGCGTGGAACACGGACAAGACCTGGCCCGAGATCACCACGCCCACGCTCGTCATCGGCGCCGACGGCGACACGATCGCCCCCGTCGCCACCCACTCCGAGCCGTTCTACGAGAGCCTGCCCGGCTCCCTCGACAAGGCGTATCTGGAGCTGAACGGCGCCACGCACTTCACCCCGAACTCGTCGAACACGACGATCGCGAAGTACAGCCTCTCCTGGCTCAAGCGTTTCATCGACGACGACGTCCGCTACGACCAGTTCCTGTGCCCGCTGCCGCGGCCGAGTCTGACGATCGACGAGTACCGGGGCACCTGCCCGCTCGGTTCCTGA
- a CDS encoding enoyl-CoA hydratase/isomerase family protein — protein sequence MTVPTGTADVLLRTEGRAGFLTLNRPRAINALTHTMVLAVDEALTAWEHDPTVTTVVIEGAGERGLCAGGDIRAIHDDARAGGSASAAFWRDEYRLNARIARYPKPYVALMDGIVMGGGVGVSAHGSVRVVTERSRVAMPETGIGFVPDVGGTYLLGRAPGELGTHLALTGGHVGAADAVLTGLADHFVPSAALPSLVRDLTRLPAEEAVARHTAPAPVGVLAEQREWIDACYPAETVEAVVERLFDTGVPAAKEAATTLLTKSPTALKTTLATLRRSRALATLEEVLDLEYRVSCAALTTPDLVEGIRAQVVDKDRAPRWTPATLPEVTDASVARSFVVPAGGDLGLAAARQDEADRRAAGRTTAQASEDRGPRDRA from the coding sequence GTGACCGTGCCGACCGGAACCGCCGACGTACTCCTCCGGACGGAGGGCCGGGCCGGCTTCCTCACGCTGAACCGCCCCCGCGCGATCAACGCGCTCACCCACACCATGGTCCTCGCCGTCGACGAGGCCCTGACCGCGTGGGAGCACGACCCAACCGTCACGACCGTCGTCATCGAGGGCGCGGGCGAGCGGGGCCTCTGCGCCGGCGGCGACATCCGCGCCATCCACGACGACGCGCGCGCCGGCGGCTCCGCCTCCGCCGCCTTCTGGCGCGACGAGTACCGGCTCAACGCCCGTATCGCCCGCTACCCCAAGCCGTACGTCGCCCTCATGGACGGCATCGTCATGGGCGGCGGCGTCGGCGTCTCCGCCCACGGCTCCGTCCGCGTCGTCACCGAGCGCTCCAGGGTCGCCATGCCAGAGACCGGCATCGGATTCGTCCCCGACGTCGGCGGTACGTACCTCCTCGGGCGCGCCCCCGGCGAACTCGGCACCCATCTCGCCCTCACCGGCGGTCACGTCGGCGCCGCCGACGCGGTCCTCACCGGCCTCGCCGACCACTTCGTCCCCTCCGCCGCACTGCCCTCCCTGGTCCGGGACCTGACCCGGCTTCCGGCGGAGGAGGCCGTCGCCCGGCACACCGCCCCGGCCCCGGTCGGCGTCCTCGCCGAGCAGCGGGAGTGGATCGACGCCTGCTACCCGGCCGAGACCGTCGAGGCCGTCGTCGAGCGCCTCTTCGACACCGGCGTGCCCGCCGCCAAGGAGGCGGCCACCACCCTCCTCACGAAGTCCCCCACCGCCCTCAAGACGACCCTGGCCACCCTGCGCCGCTCGCGGGCCCTCGCGACCCTCGAAGAGGTGCTGGACCTGGAGTACCGCGTCTCCTGCGCCGCCCTGACCACCCCCGACCTCGTCGAGGGCATCCGCGCCCAGGTCGTCGACAAGGACCGCGCCCCCCGCTGGACCCCGGCCACGCTCCCCGAGGTCACGGACGCGTCCGTCGCCCGTTCCTTCGTCGTACCGGCCGGCGGCGACCTCGGCCTCGCCGCCGCCCGCCAGGACGAGGCGGACCGCCGGGCCGCCGGACGGACCACCGCACAGGCCTCCGAGGACCGGGGACCACGGGACCGCGCGTGA
- a CDS encoding aldehyde dehydrogenase family protein encodes MTRDATDSPAVTELTDPRTGAPRGTAVLSRLPEVLAAVSGARAALPAWSALTPRERGRRLDRLAGLVEEHAAEYAAREGAGTGKPEAETAGEIEQVADLFRFYATAARTRTAPAAGLLVAGHESWVRWEPVGVVGVVVPWNYPLLMAAWRCAPALAAGNTVVAKPAETTPDSLELLARHAASALGPEVLTYLPGDRETGRLLVDSAVDMVAFTGSGRAGAEVAVRAGTRRVSLELGGNAPAIVLPDAPADTWESLADAVTYNAGQSCAAPARVITLPENYETAVAGLTAAMAGRVAGRDFGPLNNPDQAGRYDRLVAASDAKRNIVADVAPAPGEEAGHWRPARVLADLPDDDPAVTEEVFGPLLTVQRADGVEAALALANSVPQALAASVWTTDLTTGLELTAALDAGETWVNCHLVQTAELPHGGRGASGHGTDLSTLALQEYQRPKTVTVRLARRG; translated from the coding sequence ATGACCCGCGACGCGACCGACTCCCCCGCCGTGACCGAACTGACCGACCCGCGTACCGGGGCGCCGCGGGGCACGGCCGTGCTGTCCCGGCTGCCCGAGGTCCTGGCCGCCGTGTCCGGCGCGCGTGCCGCCCTGCCCGCCTGGAGCGCCCTCACCCCCAGGGAGCGAGGCCGGCGCCTCGACCGGCTCGCAGGTCTCGTCGAGGAGCACGCGGCGGAGTACGCCGCCCGCGAGGGGGCCGGGACGGGCAAGCCGGAGGCGGAGACGGCGGGCGAGATCGAGCAGGTCGCGGACCTGTTCCGGTTCTACGCGACGGCGGCCAGGACCCGTACGGCACCGGCCGCGGGCCTGCTGGTGGCCGGGCACGAGAGCTGGGTGCGCTGGGAGCCCGTCGGCGTGGTGGGGGTGGTCGTTCCGTGGAACTATCCGCTGCTGATGGCGGCCTGGCGGTGCGCGCCCGCCCTGGCGGCCGGGAACACGGTGGTGGCGAAGCCGGCCGAGACGACTCCGGACAGCCTGGAGCTCCTCGCCCGGCACGCCGCGTCGGCACTGGGACCCGAGGTCCTCACGTACCTTCCCGGCGACCGTGAGACGGGCCGGCTGCTCGTCGACTCGGCGGTCGACATGGTGGCGTTCACGGGCAGCGGCCGGGCCGGCGCGGAGGTGGCGGTCCGCGCGGGGACACGGCGGGTCAGTCTGGAGCTGGGCGGCAACGCTCCGGCGATCGTCCTCCCGGACGCGCCCGCCGACACCTGGGAGTCGCTCGCCGACGCCGTCACGTACAACGCGGGGCAGAGCTGCGCGGCTCCGGCGCGGGTCATCACCCTGCCGGAGAACTACGAGACGGCCGTCGCCGGGCTGACGGCGGCGATGGCCGGGCGGGTGGCCGGGCGGGACTTCGGCCCGCTCAACAACCCCGACCAGGCGGGGCGTTACGACCGGCTGGTCGCCGCGTCCGACGCCAAGCGGAACATCGTCGCGGACGTCGCCCCGGCGCCGGGCGAGGAGGCGGGGCACTGGCGGCCCGCACGGGTGCTCGCCGACCTCCCGGACGACGACCCGGCGGTCACCGAGGAGGTGTTCGGACCGCTCCTCACCGTGCAGCGGGCCGACGGGGTGGAGGCGGCCCTCGCCCTGGCGAACAGCGTCCCGCAGGCCCTGGCCGCGAGCGTGTGGACCACGGACCTGACGACCGGCCTGGAGCTGACGGCCGCTCTGGACGCCGGCGAGACCTGGGTCAACTGCCATCTCGTGCAGACGGCGGAACTCCCGCACGGCGGCCGCGGTGCCTCCGGTCACGGCACCGACCTGAGCACGCTGGCACTCCAGGAGTACCAGCGGCCGAAGACGGTCACGGTCCGCCTGGCACGACGGGGCTGA
- a CDS encoding helix-turn-helix transcriptional regulator: protein MSGTTHTADGPRLYDRTAELAAVARLSARAAARRGGVLFVTGNPGEGRTALLSRAAYDFPGTAHRIAAPHHRGPWSAARALFAALAPTPAAGRRALRLARGEDGLARAVAALVTEREAVLICVDDLHLWDAHSRAALAAAWQEADGRGTGPVGWLVSAARHHRCPEVPGARTVRLGRLTTSGARALLGDLCPVVAPAPPVEERLLDEADGHPGVLAAAVRRLTAPQLSGSLPLPRPAVDDTVLAEVYGGLLERLPAASRRLLATVAVVALAGRAGADGASPAAYGAGGVGGPPSGGVRGARAPAEPLEGLVADGLLRRRRGGGIGFEDPFLGRAALASARPSWPGATRAPAPAGGADASSTGGPGTDTASSSDRPAAGAALARGAGHRADRLGPSAAVRALSPVARGRAQLVRGLATLAGGPVMDAHEALLQAAELLRGRAPAEASDARFLAMEAAWAGGDAEACLTALDGGEDVPALERDFADGLRAALTVRLDDARTALARVVAGDGGADDPRLLLRAGAAALVVGDTTAAARIHARALVRARAEHRTALLPHALEQLAYAELRAGRYSRAARTAWEGLRTAEATGQHNVAAHQHAVLALVASVEGDGRAVTEHAGRALATAGPHGLVQAATLAEWALARAEQGRGLAAQAAARLLPLVRPGPRGGHFALRMLVVPCFVESAVAAGRDAEARDAAEEYAVWASLGVDGPARAQLARCRALLAEGEAPAYWFREAVRRHDSCGNDFERARTLLAYGTWLRRRRRPGDARGPLRDALVTFERAAAGGWAEHARSELRATGGASGGATGPAEPRELTPQQQRIVRLVARGATNQEVADHLSLSPRTVDHHLRGVFARLGIRSRVELPGVVDGWDADREAGASAEARRAGR from the coding sequence GTGAGCGGAACGACGCACACCGCCGACGGCCCGCGGCTCTACGACCGCACGGCGGAACTCGCCGCCGTGGCCCGGCTGTCGGCCCGCGCCGCGGCCCGGCGCGGCGGCGTGCTGTTCGTCACCGGGAATCCCGGCGAGGGGCGCACCGCCCTCCTCTCCCGGGCGGCATACGACTTTCCCGGTACGGCGCACCGGATCGCCGCACCCCATCACCGGGGCCCGTGGAGCGCGGCGCGGGCGCTGTTCGCGGCGCTCGCCCCCACCCCGGCGGCGGGGCGCCGGGCACTGCGGCTCGCACGGGGCGAGGACGGGCTCGCCCGGGCCGTGGCCGCCCTCGTCACCGAGCGGGAAGCCGTCCTGATCTGTGTGGACGACCTCCATCTGTGGGACGCGCATTCACGGGCCGCGCTCGCCGCGGCCTGGCAGGAGGCCGACGGCAGGGGGACGGGCCCGGTGGGGTGGCTGGTGTCGGCCGCGCGCCATCACCGGTGCCCCGAGGTGCCGGGGGCGCGGACGGTACGGCTGGGGCGGCTGACCACGTCCGGGGCGCGGGCGCTGCTCGGTGACCTGTGCCCGGTGGTCGCCCCGGCGCCGCCGGTCGAGGAGCGGCTGCTGGACGAGGCGGACGGTCATCCCGGCGTCCTGGCCGCGGCGGTACGGCGCCTGACCGCGCCTCAGCTCTCGGGGTCCCTGCCCCTGCCGCGGCCGGCGGTCGACGACACGGTCCTCGCCGAGGTGTACGGAGGACTCCTGGAGCGTCTCCCCGCCGCCTCCCGCCGGCTGCTGGCCACGGTCGCCGTGGTGGCTCTGGCAGGCCGCGCCGGGGCCGACGGAGCGAGCCCGGCGGCGTACGGTGCCGGTGGCGTCGGCGGGCCGCCGTCCGGCGGCGTGCGCGGGGCGCGTGCCCCGGCCGAGCCGCTGGAGGGTCTGGTGGCGGACGGGCTGCTGCGCCGCCGCAGGGGCGGCGGCATCGGCTTCGAGGACCCCTTCCTGGGGCGCGCCGCGCTCGCCTCGGCCCGGCCGTCCTGGCCGGGCGCGACCCGGGCCCCCGCTCCGGCCGGGGGCGCGGACGCGTCTTCGACGGGCGGCCCCGGCACGGACACGGCGTCCTCCTCGGACCGGCCGGCGGCCGGTGCGGCGCTCGCGCGGGGTGCGGGCCATCGGGCCGACCGGCTGGGGCCGTCCGCCGCCGTGCGCGCGCTCTCCCCCGTCGCCCGGGGCCGTGCGCAGCTGGTCCGGGGGCTCGCGACGCTGGCCGGCGGTCCGGTCATGGACGCCCATGAGGCGCTGCTCCAGGCTGCGGAACTGCTGCGGGGGCGGGCGCCGGCGGAGGCGTCCGACGCCCGGTTCCTGGCGATGGAGGCGGCGTGGGCGGGCGGCGACGCGGAAGCCTGCCTGACCGCACTGGACGGCGGCGAGGACGTGCCCGCTCTGGAGCGGGACTTCGCCGACGGGCTGCGCGCCGCGCTGACCGTACGGCTGGACGACGCCCGTACGGCACTGGCGCGGGTGGTGGCCGGGGACGGCGGCGCGGACGATCCCCGGCTGCTCCTCCGGGCCGGGGCGGCCGCGCTCGTCGTCGGCGACACGACGGCGGCGGCCCGGATCCACGCCCGTGCGCTGGTGCGGGCGCGGGCGGAGCACCGTACGGCCCTGCTGCCCCACGCCCTCGAACAACTCGCGTACGCCGAACTGCGGGCCGGCCGGTACAGCCGGGCGGCGCGCACGGCGTGGGAGGGGCTGCGGACGGCGGAGGCGACGGGTCAGCACAACGTCGCCGCCCACCAGCACGCCGTACTCGCGCTGGTGGCGTCGGTGGAGGGCGACGGGAGGGCGGTGACGGAGCACGCCGGGAGGGCGCTCGCGACGGCGGGGCCGCACGGGCTCGTGCAGGCGGCGACGCTCGCGGAGTGGGCGCTGGCCCGGGCCGAGCAGGGCCGGGGGCTGGCCGCCCAAGCGGCCGCGCGGCTCCTCCCGTTGGTCCGGCCGGGTCCTCGCGGCGGTCATTTCGCGCTGCGGATGCTGGTGGTCCCCTGTTTCGTGGAGAGCGCGGTCGCGGCCGGCCGGGACGCGGAGGCCCGGGACGCGGCCGAGGAGTACGCGGTGTGGGCCTCCCTGGGCGTCGACGGTCCCGCGCGGGCGCAACTGGCGCGCTGCCGTGCCCTGCTCGCGGAGGGCGAGGCGCCGGCGTACTGGTTCCGCGAGGCGGTGCGCCGCCACGACAGCTGCGGGAACGACTTCGAGCGGGCCCGCACCCTTCTCGCGTACGGCACGTGGCTGAGGCGGCGCCGACGGCCGGGGGACGCGCGTGGTCCGCTGCGCGACGCCCTGGTGACCTTCGAGCGGGCCGCCGCCGGGGGCTGGGCGGAGCACGCGCGCTCCGAACTCCGCGCCACGGGAGGCGCGTCGGGCGGGGCGACGGGCCCCGCGGAGCCTCGCGAGCTGACCCCCCAGCAGCAGCGCATCGTCCGCCTCGTCGCGCGGGGCGCCACCAACCAGGAGGTCGCCGACCACCTCTCCCTCAGCCCCCGCACCGTGGACCACCATCTCCGGGGAGTCTTCGCCCGGCTCGGGATCCGCTCCCGTGTGGAGCTTCCGGGCGTGGTCGACGGATGGGACGCGGACCGGGAGGCGGGTGCGTCGGCGGAGGCACGACGGGCGGGCCGGTGA
- a CDS encoding glutaminase, producing MTTHTTTSFQPVLDRIVEEIAELAERGMPADYIPALAAGDPTDFGMAVAELDGTVYGVGDWRRPFSTQSVTKVFTLALALAGEGDALWAHVGREPSGDPFNSLVQLEYENGIPRNPFINAGALVVTDRLHRLTGDASGSLLAFLRAESGNPDLAFDTDVAASEATHGDRNAALAHFMASYGNITGPVPDLLREYFRQCSLEASCSDLALATGFLARHGLRADGSRLLTRSQAKQVNAVMLTCGTYDAAGEFAYRVGLPGKSGVGGAVVAVVPGRCTLCVWSPGLDDRGNSVAGVTALDRFTTITGLSVF from the coding sequence GTGACCACGCACACCACCACCTCCTTCCAGCCCGTCCTCGACCGCATCGTCGAGGAGATCGCCGAACTCGCCGAACGGGGCATGCCGGCCGACTACATCCCGGCGCTCGCCGCCGGCGACCCCACGGACTTCGGCATGGCCGTGGCGGAACTCGACGGCACCGTCTACGGGGTGGGGGACTGGCGGCGGCCCTTCTCCACCCAGTCCGTCACCAAGGTCTTCACCCTCGCGCTCGCCCTCGCCGGAGAGGGCGACGCGCTCTGGGCCCATGTCGGGCGGGAACCGTCCGGCGATCCGTTCAACTCCCTGGTCCAGCTGGAGTACGAGAACGGCATCCCGCGCAACCCGTTCATCAACGCCGGCGCCCTCGTCGTCACCGACCGCCTGCACCGGCTGACCGGTGACGCCTCGGGCAGCTTGCTCGCCTTCCTGCGAGCCGAGAGCGGCAACCCGGACCTGGCCTTCGACACCGACGTGGCCGCGTCGGAAGCCACCCACGGCGACCGCAACGCCGCCCTCGCCCACTTCATGGCCTCCTACGGCAACATCACGGGACCGGTGCCCGACCTGCTCCGCGAGTACTTCCGCCAGTGCTCCCTCGAAGCGTCCTGCTCCGACCTCGCCCTGGCCACCGGCTTCCTGGCCCGCCACGGCCTGCGCGCCGACGGCTCACGGCTGCTGACCCGCAGCCAGGCCAAGCAGGTCAACGCCGTCATGCTCACCTGTGGCACGTACGACGCCGCCGGTGAGTTCGCCTACCGGGTGGGTCTCCCGGGCAAGAGCGGCGTCGGCGGAGCGGTCGTCGCCGTCGTACCGGGGCGCTGCACCCTCTGCGTCTGGAGCCCGGGCCTGGACGACCGGGGCAACTCGGTGGCCGGCGTGACCGCCCTCGACCGCTTCACCACCATCACCGGCCTGTCGGTCTTCTGA
- a CDS encoding asparagine synthetase B family protein translates to MGTIRTTGTAGTIRPTARPHDQRHQEKEQFVARLCACLAATTGQARAHLDAMRALGPGHVPAEVPGAELALLPGEHGRAEGPFTAHGRTAVGEVTLHNRPVLLAALAERAAPVPPGCPDGELLLRCWALLGDAGIALAEGMFVLAVLDGPDLVLIRDHVGARTLFYARADGAWAASTSLRALRRWPALGTSMNLSAVRSFLTFAYLPGEETLLTGVREVLPGRVLRLHRDGTSTESVHWEPRERIEDPPPVDPGAHVLALRGLLERATASRLPVAEPAAVLLSGGIDSSLVTALAAKLHSHPVHTYSISFGDDLPNELGYSGLVAAHCRTRHRVLDVSGAAVAARLAEAAALLDSPVGDPLTVPNLMLAEAVAADGASVVLNGEGGDPVFGGPKNLPMLVQEMHRTPGAPWDEDRATAYLRSYRKCWTDLPDLLTSAALDALRDAPPLERHVAPYLTAEGGSPYRMEHLLNQLLHCNLRTKGAHHILTKVERLTSSQGVEGRSPLFDRSVVDHAFATPPSFKLRGTAEKWILKEAVRDLLPDTVVDRPKSGMRVPVQQWLTGPLRDLGQDLLLGPTSLGRGLFRPETVRSWLRGEGALLPRQGGKLWLVLTLELWLRSYDV, encoded by the coding sequence ATGGGCACCATCCGTACCACCGGCACCGCGGGCACCATCCGCCCGACCGCACGACCGCACGACCAGCGACACCAGGAGAAGGAGCAGTTCGTGGCACGTCTGTGCGCCTGTCTGGCCGCCACCACAGGGCAGGCCCGCGCCCACCTCGACGCGATGCGCGCGCTCGGTCCGGGCCATGTCCCGGCCGAGGTCCCCGGCGCCGAGCTGGCTCTGCTCCCCGGTGAACACGGCCGTGCCGAGGGCCCGTTCACCGCGCACGGGCGGACGGCCGTCGGAGAGGTCACCCTGCACAACCGCCCGGTGCTCCTCGCCGCCCTCGCGGAGCGGGCCGCTCCGGTGCCGCCCGGCTGCCCGGACGGCGAGCTGCTGCTGCGCTGCTGGGCACTGCTCGGGGACGCGGGGATCGCCCTGGCCGAGGGTATGTTCGTGCTGGCCGTGCTCGACGGCCCCGACCTGGTCCTCATCCGTGACCACGTCGGCGCCCGCACCCTGTTCTACGCGCGGGCCGACGGTGCCTGGGCGGCCTCCACCTCGCTGCGCGCGCTGCGCCGCTGGCCCGCGCTCGGTACCTCGATGAACCTGTCCGCGGTCCGTTCCTTCCTCACCTTCGCCTATCTGCCCGGTGAGGAGACCCTGCTGACCGGGGTACGGGAGGTGCTGCCCGGCCGGGTACTGCGGCTGCACCGGGACGGGACGTCCACCGAGTCCGTCCACTGGGAGCCCCGTGAGCGGATCGAGGACCCGCCACCGGTGGACCCGGGCGCCCATGTCCTCGCACTGCGGGGTCTCTTGGAGCGGGCCACGGCGAGCCGTCTGCCCGTCGCCGAGCCGGCCGCCGTGCTCCTCTCCGGCGGGATCGACAGCTCCCTGGTCACCGCCCTCGCGGCGAAGCTGCACAGCCACCCGGTGCACACCTACTCGATCAGCTTCGGCGACGACCTGCCGAACGAGCTGGGCTACTCCGGTCTGGTCGCCGCGCACTGCCGCACCCGCCACCGGGTCCTCGACGTGTCGGGCGCTGCCGTGGCCGCCCGCCTCGCCGAGGCGGCCGCGCTGCTCGACAGCCCCGTCGGCGATCCGCTGACCGTGCCGAACCTGATGCTCGCCGAGGCCGTGGCCGCCGACGGCGCCTCCGTCGTCCTCAACGGCGAGGGCGGGGACCCCGTCTTCGGCGGGCCGAAGAACCTGCCCATGCTGGTCCAGGAGATGCACCGGACCCCCGGCGCGCCCTGGGACGAGGACCGGGCGACCGCGTACCTCCGCTCGTACCGCAAGTGCTGGACGGACCTGCCGGACCTGCTGACGTCGGCGGCGCTCGACGCCCTGCGGGACGCCCCGCCCCTGGAGCGGCACGTGGCGCCCTATCTGACGGCCGAGGGCGGCAGCCCGTACCGGATGGAGCACCTCCTCAACCAGTTGCTCCACTGCAACCTGCGGACCAAGGGCGCCCACCACATCCTCACCAAGGTGGAGCGGCTGACGTCCTCGCAGGGGGTGGAGGGCCGCTCCCCGCTCTTCGACCGGTCGGTCGTCGACCATGCCTTCGCGACCCCTCCGTCCTTCAAGCTCCGCGGTACGGCGGAGAAGTGGATCCTCAAGGAGGCGGTACGGGACCTGCTCCCGGACACGGTGGTCGACCGGCCCAAGAGCGGGATGCGGGTGCCGGTCCAGCAGTGGCTGACGGGCCCGCTCCGGGACCTCGGCCAGGACCTCCTCCTCGGGCCCACGTCTCTGGGACGCGGCCTGTTCCGGCCGGAGACGGTCCGGTCCTGGCTGCGGGGCGAGGGCGCTCTGCTGCCCCGGCAGGGCGGCAAGCTGTGGCTGGTGCTCACCCTGGAGCTCTGGCTGCGGTCGTACGACGTGTGA
- a CDS encoding class I SAM-dependent methyltransferase, with translation MTPSFEELVAEASEASVDGWDFSWLDGRATERRPSWGYHRLLGERLARASAGLDVQTGGGEVLAGVPTLPRTMVATESWPPNLARATALLHPRGAVVVADPDEPPLPFADAAFDLVTSRHPATVWWSEIARVLRPGGTYLAQHVGPASVWELAEYFLGPQPEAARHRHPDDESAAARDAGLDVVDLRSERLRMEFHDIGAVIWFLRKVIWIVPGFTVESQLPRLRALDALIRAEGPFVAHSARTLIEARRPGTAAGPGPGAA, from the coding sequence ATGACACCTTCCTTCGAAGAGCTCGTCGCCGAGGCCTCCGAGGCGTCCGTGGACGGCTGGGACTTCTCCTGGCTCGACGGTCGGGCGACCGAGCGCCGGCCGTCCTGGGGTTACCACCGGCTGCTCGGCGAGCGGCTCGCCCGTGCGTCCGCCGGTCTCGATGTCCAGACGGGTGGCGGGGAGGTCCTCGCCGGTGTGCCGACGCTGCCGCGGACGATGGTGGCGACCGAGTCGTGGCCCCCCAACCTCGCACGGGCCACCGCGCTGCTGCACCCGCGGGGGGCCGTCGTCGTCGCGGATCCCGACGAGCCTCCCCTGCCCTTCGCGGACGCCGCGTTCGATCTCGTCACCAGCCGCCACCCCGCCACGGTGTGGTGGTCGGAGATCGCTCGCGTCCTGCGGCCGGGCGGTACCTATCTCGCCCAGCACGTCGGTCCCGCCAGCGTCTGGGAACTGGCCGAATACTTCCTGGGCCCGCAGCCGGAGGCGGCCCGGCACCGGCATCCCGACGACGAGAGCGCGGCGGCGCGCGATGCCGGTCTCGATGTCGTGGATCTCCGCTCCGAGCGGCTGCGGATGGAGTTCCACGACATCGGCGCCGTGATCTGGTTCCTGCGCAAGGTCATCTGGATCGTGCCGGGGTTCACGGTGGAGTCCCAGCTGCCCCGGCTGCGTGCGCTCGACGCGCTGATCCGCGCGGAGGGCCCGTTCGTGGCCCACTCGGCGCGGACCCTGATCGAGGCGCGCAGGCCGGGGACGGCGGCCGGTCCGGGTCCGGGCGCCGCCTAG
- a CDS encoding NUDIX domain-containing protein: MTVPTRIRTSAKAVVLHEGSVLLTRNLWNGKECHFLPGGGQDTGELLPDALRREVREETGLTVSVGPLLWVLEGWTEDPGVLTSENFHRVEVVFLCTVDGSAELVGGTEQDIDQIGLDWVPLEKITSLGTLSPRYRAHMAPLVAGTVPRAAYLER; this comes from the coding sequence ATGACCGTTCCGACCCGCATCCGCACCTCCGCCAAGGCCGTCGTCCTCCACGAGGGGTCCGTCCTGCTCACCCGGAACCTCTGGAACGGCAAGGAGTGCCACTTCCTCCCCGGAGGGGGCCAGGACACCGGTGAGCTGCTGCCCGACGCGCTCCGCCGCGAGGTGCGCGAGGAGACCGGGCTGACCGTGAGCGTCGGTCCGCTGCTCTGGGTCCTGGAGGGCTGGACGGAGGACCCCGGTGTGCTCACGTCGGAGAACTTCCACCGGGTCGAGGTCGTCTTCCTCTGCACCGTGGACGGCAGCGCCGAACTCGTCGGCGGAACCGAGCAGGACATCGACCAGATCGGCCTCGACTGGGTCCCGCTGGAGAAGATCACCTCCCTCGGCACCCTGTCGCCCCGCTACCGCGCCCACATGGCACCCCTGGTCGCCGGCACCGTCCCCCGCGCCGCCTACCTGGAACGCTAG
- a CDS encoding GNAT family N-acetyltransferase, giving the protein MPVPVLLTGRSVRLEPLAMRHAEALARAGGADRAAYAFTPVPDGFESALDYIARALTDQAAGRSLPFAVVSTADERVIGSTRFLELDYWRGPLVWPPVPGMPHGDPLTSVPDAAEIGNTWIAGDARGTGINTEAKYLMLRHAFEAWGVRRITMRADARNTRSRIAIERLGASCEGVRRAHSRGLDGAVRDTAFYSILDEEWPTVRDIIELRLSTPRQVRVPQDLLPA; this is encoded by the coding sequence GTGCCAGTACCTGTTCTCCTGACCGGGCGCTCCGTGCGCCTGGAGCCGCTGGCGATGCGGCACGCCGAAGCCCTCGCCCGGGCCGGCGGGGCGGACCGAGCGGCCTACGCCTTCACCCCCGTACCCGACGGCTTCGAATCGGCCCTCGACTACATCGCCCGTGCCCTGACCGATCAGGCGGCAGGACGATCCCTGCCCTTCGCCGTGGTCAGTACGGCCGACGAGCGAGTCATCGGTTCGACCCGGTTCCTCGAACTCGACTACTGGCGGGGGCCGCTGGTCTGGCCCCCCGTCCCCGGCATGCCCCACGGAGATCCGCTGACCTCCGTGCCGGACGCCGCCGAGATCGGCAACACCTGGATCGCGGGCGACGCCCGGGGTACCGGCATCAACACCGAGGCCAAGTACCTCATGCTCCGGCACGCCTTCGAAGCCTGGGGCGTACGCCGCATCACGATGCGCGCGGACGCCCGCAACACCCGCTCCAGAATCGCGATCGAGCGCCTCGGAGCGAGCTGCGAAGGCGTCCGTCGCGCCCACTCCAGGGGACTCGACGGAGCCGTCCGCGACACGGCCTTCTACTCCATCCTCGACGAGGAGTGGCCGACCGTCCGCGACATCATCGAACTCCGTCTCTCCACACCCCGCCAGGTGCGCGTTCCGCAGGACCTGCTCCCGGCCTGA